From a single Alloactinosynnema sp. L-07 genomic region:
- a CDS encoding LGFP repeat-containing protein, with protein MSVHRLCARAMAVLALVTLGVAAPMTASAQESAVPGAVTAETGADAIRAKYNALGGGSPLEGPTVQSDGTLTGFFRKWNTRVAITWHPDHGAHWFSGAIEARWEADLAAAPNGAALADQGSTAGRPGAAAAFVNGTSIYYSDGTGAHVLSGAVRAKYWALGATASTFGFPITDVGRTTGAAGSHADFDGAVTIHAKDGGRGLWFSGELRKRFHELGGYAALGFPTTDQAATPNGGWFFDMGPDRSMYWSTETGARVLSGSVHAKYLEFNSVKGPFGLPITDLLTTPGHPGEFAQFQNAVSIFWSKPTGAHWISGALRQEFWDNGSLSGLGFPTSDQLPTAGVSGLYVLFGADKAIIWGSDSGAHLVKGAILAKLRADGDVAVDGLPEYDEMDLDGTRRFQQFRQASIFTVPTGGALTVRGVIRAEWWRQGGWTGRLGLPVADEIRRSDVVTQQFAGGRIECRSARCVAMFP; from the coding sequence ATGTCGGTACATCGGTTGTGTGCCCGCGCCATGGCCGTGCTCGCCCTGGTGACCCTGGGCGTGGCGGCCCCGATGACGGCCAGTGCCCAGGAATCCGCCGTGCCCGGGGCCGTCACCGCCGAAACCGGCGCCGACGCGATCCGGGCCAAGTACAACGCGCTCGGCGGTGGGTCGCCGCTGGAGGGCCCGACCGTGCAGTCCGACGGGACGCTGACCGGGTTCTTCCGCAAGTGGAACACCAGAGTCGCGATCACCTGGCACCCCGACCACGGCGCGCACTGGTTCTCCGGCGCGATCGAGGCCCGCTGGGAGGCCGACCTCGCCGCCGCGCCCAACGGCGCCGCCCTCGCCGACCAGGGCAGCACAGCGGGCAGGCCGGGCGCCGCCGCCGCGTTCGTCAACGGCACATCGATCTACTACAGCGACGGCACCGGAGCGCACGTGCTCTCCGGCGCCGTGCGCGCCAAGTACTGGGCGCTGGGGGCCACCGCCAGCACCTTCGGCTTCCCGATCACCGACGTGGGCCGCACCACCGGCGCGGCGGGCAGCCACGCCGACTTCGACGGCGCGGTCACCATCCACGCCAAGGACGGCGGCCGGGGCCTGTGGTTCAGCGGCGAGCTGCGCAAGCGCTTCCATGAACTCGGCGGCTACGCCGCGCTCGGCTTCCCGACCACCGACCAGGCCGCCACCCCCAACGGCGGGTGGTTCTTCGACATGGGCCCCGACCGCTCGATGTACTGGTCAACCGAGACCGGCGCGCGGGTGCTCTCCGGGTCGGTGCACGCCAAGTACCTGGAGTTCAACTCGGTCAAGGGTCCCTTCGGGCTCCCGATCACCGACCTGCTGACCACCCCCGGCCACCCAGGTGAGTTCGCCCAGTTCCAGAACGCGGTCAGCATCTTCTGGTCCAAGCCGACGGGCGCGCACTGGATCTCCGGGGCGCTGCGGCAGGAGTTCTGGGACAACGGCAGCCTGTCCGGGCTCGGCTTCCCGACCTCCGACCAGCTGCCCACGGCCGGGGTCAGCGGCCTGTATGTCCTCTTCGGTGCCGACAAAGCGATCATCTGGGGCAGCGACAGTGGCGCCCACCTGGTCAAGGGCGCCATCCTCGCCAAACTGCGCGCCGACGGCGATGTCGCCGTCGACGGGCTGCCCGAGTACGACGAGATGGACCTCGACGGGACCCGCCGGTTCCAGCAGTTCCGGCAGGCATCGATCTTCACGGTGCCCACGGGCGGCGCGCTCACCGTCCGCGGCGTGATCCGGGCCGAGTGGTGGCGCCAGGGCGGCTGGACCGGCAGGCTCGGCCTGCCGGTCGCCGACGAGATCCGCAGGTCCGACGTGGTGACCCAGCAGTTCGCAGGTGGACGCATCGAGTGCCGGAGCGCTCGATGCGTCGCGATGTTCCCCTGA
- a CDS encoding glycosyltransferase family 2 protein — MTTPELPVNGTTQSRRPLVTILAPAFNEADNAVGLVGFFREIRAYRPDMDFELVVVDDGSVDNTAEIVKGALRDGDVARVATLSRNFGSHAAITAGLALSRGDAAITVSTDLQEPVEAIGRFIDAWQAGNDIVWGLRQTRAVPKGVANWMSRKFSVVFTRMADGPTFPQEGPSQALISRAVIDVVNQMPERNRNVMGMVAWTGFTQTSIYFEQLPRPAGKSKWTNKKKIRLVIDSFVEFSSAPFLITFLMGLGIGLVGILGTLATLLVALISWTAPVGWLLVLSAVFFFAGLQLSVFGGLGEYTWRAGDDARRRPVFILRAVHDSGVPATNAAHTGAVTARPETTTAH; from the coding sequence GTGACCACGCCAGAGCTGCCCGTGAACGGGACCACCCAGTCCCGCCGCCCGCTGGTGACCATCCTGGCCCCGGCGTTCAACGAGGCCGACAACGCCGTCGGGCTGGTCGGGTTCTTCCGGGAGATCCGGGCCTACCGGCCGGACATGGACTTCGAGCTGGTGGTGGTCGACGACGGCTCGGTCGACAACACCGCCGAGATCGTCAAGGGCGCGCTGCGCGATGGCGACGTGGCCAGGGTCGCGACGCTGTCGCGCAACTTCGGCTCGCACGCGGCCATCACCGCGGGCCTGGCGCTCAGCCGCGGCGACGCGGCGATCACCGTCAGCACCGACCTGCAGGAGCCGGTGGAGGCCATCGGCCGGTTCATCGACGCCTGGCAGGCGGGCAACGACATCGTGTGGGGCCTGCGGCAGACCCGCGCGGTGCCCAAGGGCGTCGCGAACTGGATGTCGCGCAAGTTCTCGGTGGTCTTCACCCGCATGGCCGACGGCCCGACGTTCCCGCAGGAGGGCCCATCGCAGGCCCTGATCTCGCGCGCGGTCATCGACGTGGTCAACCAGATGCCCGAGCGCAACCGCAACGTCATGGGCATGGTCGCCTGGACCGGCTTCACGCAGACCTCGATCTACTTCGAGCAGCTGCCCCGCCCGGCGGGCAAGAGCAAGTGGACCAACAAGAAGAAGATCCGCCTGGTGATCGACTCCTTTGTGGAGTTCTCGTCGGCGCCGTTCCTGATCACGTTCCTGATGGGCCTGGGGATCGGTCTGGTCGGGATCCTCGGCACACTGGCGACCCTGCTCGTCGCGCTGATCTCGTGGACCGCGCCGGTGGGGTGGCTGCTGGTGCTCTCGGCGGTGTTCTTCTTCGCGGGGCTGCAACTGTCGGTGTTCGGCGGCCTCGGCGAGTACACCTGGCGGGCCGGTGACGACGCCCGCAGGCGCCCGGTGTTCATCCTGCGCGCGGTGCACGACAGCGGTGTCCCGGCCACGAACGCGGCCCACACCGGCGCGGTGACCGCTCGCCCGGAGACGACCACCGCGCACTGA